Proteins from one Bartonella sp. HY328 genomic window:
- a CDS encoding OmpA family protein produces the protein MIKKIAILLTAGSFLGGCMTTDPYTGQQQISKTAGGAALGAGIGALGGLFVGGSSRAQRNAVLIGAGVGALAGGAIGNYMDRQESELRAQLQGTGVSVTRNGDQIILNMPGNVTFNTDQDAVKPQFYNTLNSVALVLKKFDQSIVDVFGFTDSTGNANYNQGLSERRAGAVAQYLGSQGVDPRRFSVIGYGQSNPIASNATEMGRAQNRRVEIQIAPLRQGGY, from the coding sequence ATGATCAAGAAAATCGCCATTTTATTAACCGCCGGTAGTTTTTTGGGTGGTTGTATGACAACTGATCCCTATACAGGTCAGCAACAAATATCAAAAACAGCCGGTGGGGCAGCTCTTGGGGCAGGGATTGGCGCCTTAGGTGGTTTATTTGTTGGTGGTTCAAGCCGTGCCCAACGTAATGCTGTATTAATTGGCGCTGGTGTTGGTGCATTGGCAGGTGGTGCAATTGGCAATTATATGGATCGCCAAGAATCAGAACTAAGAGCGCAATTGCAAGGTACCGGTGTTTCTGTCACTCGTAATGGCGATCAGATTATTCTTAACATGCCTGGTAATGTAACCTTTAATACCGATCAAGATGCAGTTAAGCCACAATTTTATAATACTTTAAATTCGGTCGCTCTTGTATTGAAGAAATTTGATCAATCCATCGTAGACGTATTTGGTTTTACCGATTCTACAGGTAATGCCAATTATAACCAAGGTCTGTCTGAACGCCGTGCTGGTGCTGTTGCACAATATCTTGGTAGCCAAGGTGTTGATCCACGCCGTTTCTCTGTAATTGGTTATGGTCAATCTAATCCAATTGCATCAAATGCAACGGAAATGGGCAGGGCACAAAATAGGCGCGTTGAAATTCAGATAGCGCCATTGCGCCAAGGTGGCTATTAA
- a CDS encoding lipid A biosynthesis lauroyl acyltransferase — MLKLRIKLFIYRLKMKFKDWWNWLWAHIAAGMLVSIKFLPAKPSIAFFANFASLVGPMTPRHQVALNNLRAAFPEKSDKEIKSIAREMWRNMGRLFAEYVFLDEIFDFDPTSDKLGFVEVEGEEIFKRIKDENKPHIFFTAHTGNFELLPICAATYDLDVMALFRPPNNPYIAKRVLKARRTKMGHLVPSKAGSAWVLAGRLQEGGNVGMLVDQKFRRGVNTTFFSLPVKTNPLLAKLARQYDCDVYPARCIRLPEGRYKLQLFDKVELPKNDEGVIDTNASVQLINDIVENWVREYPGQWMWFHKRWEK; from the coding sequence ATGTTAAAACTTCGTATCAAGTTATTTATCTACCGTCTTAAAATGAAATTTAAAGATTGGTGGAATTGGTTATGGGCGCATATTGCGGCTGGCATGTTGGTATCGATTAAATTTTTACCAGCAAAGCCAAGTATTGCGTTTTTTGCAAATTTTGCCAGCTTAGTTGGGCCAATGACCCCTCGTCATCAGGTAGCACTCAATAATTTACGAGCTGCTTTTCCTGAGAAAAGCGACAAAGAAATAAAGTCGATTGCGCGCGAGATGTGGCGCAATATGGGTCGTCTTTTTGCTGAATATGTTTTTCTTGATGAAATTTTCGATTTTGATCCAACATCAGACAAGCTCGGCTTTGTAGAAGTTGAGGGTGAAGAAATATTCAAGCGCATCAAAGATGAGAATAAGCCACATATTTTCTTTACAGCTCATACTGGAAATTTTGAACTTCTACCAATTTGTGCTGCAACCTATGATCTTGATGTAATGGCGCTATTTCGACCACCGAATAATCCCTATATAGCGAAGCGGGTTTTAAAAGCCCGCCGCACTAAGATGGGGCATTTGGTTCCTTCTAAAGCTGGATCAGCATGGGTTCTTGCTGGCCGCTTACAAGAAGGTGGTAATGTGGGCATGCTAGTAGATCAAAAATTTCGCCGTGGCGTTAACACAACATTTTTTAGTTTACCGGTTAAAACCAACCCATTATTAGCTAAATTAGCCCGTCAATATGATTGTGACGTTTACCCTGCCCGTTGTATCCGTTTACCTGAAGGTCGATATAAGCTACAACTTTTTGATAAGGTTGAACTCCCTAAAAATGATGAAGGTGTGATTGATACTAACGCTAGTGTTCAATTGATAAATGATATTGTTGAAAACTGGGTTCGCGAATATCCTGGGCAATGGATGTGGTTCCATAAAAGATGGGAAAAATAG
- a CDS encoding zinc-binding dehydrogenase: protein MRALQLLDDRRLEITDIAEPDAPAIGEVTVRIKAVALNHIDVWGWRGMAFAKRKMPLVIGAEASGEVIAIGEGVSSVYPGQLVSIYGARTCGLCKACREGRDNLCEHVSGVHGFHLDGFACEKVNLPARLLVPAPPGVDAIGAAVAPVTFGTVEHMLFDNAKLQPGETILIHAGGSGIGSAAIQLAKKMGCTIITTVGSDDKIEKARALGADHVINYREDRFEGVVRKLTRKKGVDVVFEHVGATTWGGSMLCMKRGARLVTCGSTSGVSTQMNLMQLFQQQLKILGSFGCRMENMADAMQKMAQGLVHPVIDTIVGFEEIDTALNRMEGRDVFGKIILKID, encoded by the coding sequence ATGCGCGCTCTGCAATTGCTGGATGATCGCCGCCTTGAAATTACCGATATAGCAGAACCAGACGCGCCCGCTATTGGCGAAGTTACTGTACGTATTAAAGCTGTCGCGCTAAATCATATTGATGTTTGGGGTTGGCGTGGAATGGCTTTTGCCAAACGCAAAATGCCACTTGTCATAGGTGCAGAAGCTTCAGGTGAAGTGATTGCTATTGGAGAAGGTGTTAGTTCTGTTTATCCAGGACAATTGGTTTCAATTTATGGCGCTCGAACTTGCGGGCTTTGCAAGGCATGCCGTGAGGGCCGCGATAATCTATGTGAGCATGTAAGTGGTGTTCATGGTTTCCACTTGGATGGCTTTGCCTGCGAAAAAGTGAATTTGCCAGCACGTCTATTAGTGCCAGCTCCTCCCGGAGTTGATGCGATTGGCGCAGCTGTTGCACCAGTAACTTTTGGTACTGTTGAGCACATGCTTTTTGATAATGCCAAGTTACAACCAGGTGAAACGATTTTGATCCATGCTGGCGGATCCGGCATTGGTTCTGCGGCTATTCAACTTGCCAAGAAAATGGGATGTACAATTATAACCACTGTTGGCTCAGATGATAAGATTGAAAAGGCACGTGCATTAGGTGCCGATCATGTTATTAATTACCGCGAAGATCGCTTTGAAGGTGTAGTACGCAAGCTAACCCGCAAAAAAGGTGTTGATGTTGTTTTTGAACATGTCGGCGCAACTACTTGGGGTGGTTCAATGTTATGCATGAAACGTGGTGCTCGTCTTGTGACTTGCGGTTCCACCTCAGGCGTTTCAACTCAAATGAATTTGATGCAGCTTTTCCAACAACAATTGAAGATTTTAGGTTCATTTGGTTGCCGCATGGAAAATATGGCAGATGCTATGCAAAAGATGGCCCAAGGCTTGGTTCATCCGGTAATTGATACCATCGTTGGTTTTGAAGAGATTGATACAGCACTTAACCGCATGGAAGGTCGAGATGTCTTTGGAAAAATTATTCTAAAGATAGATTGA
- a CDS encoding replication-associated recombination protein A, which translates to MDDLFQSPKQDKLVDQNRPLAERMRPIKLNEVTGQEHLTGEQGILTRMIASHSLGSMIFWGPPGTGKTTIARLLANETDLAFEQISAIFSGVADLKKVFEKARLNHSNGRQTLLFVDEIHRFNRAQQDSFLPVMEDGTVILVGATTENPSFELNAALLSRARVLSFRAHSEESLAVLLSRAEAIENKALPLEEEARNVLIRLADGDGRAVLTLAEEIWRAARKGEIFNANSLQDVLQRRAPVYDKGQDGHYNLISALHKSVRGSDPDAALYYLCRMFDAGEDPLYIGRRLVRMAVEDIGLADPQALIVTNAAKDAYDYLGSPEGELALAQACIYLATAPKSNAGYLAYKTAMRAAKENGSLLPPRHILNAPTKLMKEEGYGGGYRYDHDEPDAFSGQDYFPEKMKRQQFYQPVERGFERELQKRLDWWAKLRRERGNAN; encoded by the coding sequence ATGGATGATTTATTTCAATCCCCAAAACAGGATAAACTTGTTGACCAAAATCGTCCACTTGCCGAGAGAATGCGCCCTATAAAACTCAATGAAGTGACCGGACAAGAACATTTAACCGGTGAGCAGGGCATATTAACCCGTATGATTGCCTCACACTCCCTTGGCTCGATGATTTTTTGGGGCCCGCCAGGAACTGGAAAAACGACCATCGCAAGGCTTTTAGCCAATGAAACGGACCTTGCTTTTGAGCAGATTTCAGCAATTTTTTCAGGGGTTGCCGATTTGAAAAAAGTGTTTGAAAAGGCGCGGTTAAATCACAGTAATGGCCGTCAAACTCTACTTTTTGTTGACGAAATTCATCGTTTTAACCGAGCCCAACAGGATAGCTTTTTGCCGGTTATGGAAGACGGAACAGTGATTCTTGTTGGTGCCACCACTGAAAACCCATCTTTTGAGTTAAATGCCGCATTATTATCACGTGCACGCGTATTAAGCTTTAGAGCTCATAGTGAAGAAAGTCTTGCGGTTCTGTTATCTCGTGCTGAAGCGATTGAAAATAAAGCATTACCGCTTGAAGAAGAGGCCCGCAACGTGTTGATTAGATTAGCTGATGGCGATGGTCGCGCAGTTTTAACTCTTGCTGAAGAAATTTGGCGGGCCGCGCGAAAAGGTGAAATTTTTAACGCAAATTCGCTGCAAGATGTATTGCAGCGTCGTGCACCTGTTTACGATAAAGGGCAGGATGGACATTATAATTTAATCTCAGCGCTTCATAAGTCGGTGCGTGGCTCTGATCCTGATGCCGCACTTTATTATCTTTGTCGTATGTTTGATGCAGGCGAAGATCCACTTTATATTGGCCGGCGTTTAGTGCGCATGGCTGTTGAAGATATTGGTCTTGCTGATCCTCAGGCACTTATTGTGACAAACGCCGCCAAAGATGCTTATGATTATTTAGGTTCGCCCGAAGGAGAACTTGCTTTAGCGCAGGCTTGCATTTATTTGGCAACAGCTCCCAAATCTAATGCCGGATATCTTGCTTATAAAACTGCTATGCGCGCTGCCAAAGAAAATGGGTCATTATTGCCGCCACGTCATATTCTAAACGCTCCAACAAAACTCATGAAAGAAGAAGGCTATGGTGGCGGTTATCGCTATGACCATGATGAGCCTGATGCATTTTCAGGTCAAGATTATTTTCCTGAAAAAATGAAACGTCAGCAATTCTATCAACCTGTTGAGCGCGGTTTTGAGCGGGAATTGCAAAAACGGCTCGATTGGTGGGCAAAGCTGAGGCGGGAAAGAGGAAATGCTAATTGA
- a CDS encoding cobalt-precorrin-5B (C(1))-methyltransferase, producing the protein MNDNDIPPLNDTPLRTGWTTGACATAATKAALTALITGEFPDPVGIILPKGEVPYFQLAMESLGEDYASAGIIKDAGDDPDVTHGAMIISTVFPAPEGTGIMFVAGDGVGTVTKKGLPIEPGEAAINPIPRQMMRNVVEEICSSYGLPADVVITISVPDGEEIAKKTWNKRLGIVGGISILGTTGIVHPFSCSAWIHSIHRGIDVSRAQGAQHVLAATGSTSEDAAQELYHLPDYALLDMGDFAGAVLKYLRNHPVPSLTIAGGFAKITKLAQGEIDLHSSRSTINRQFLWDIIKELGLDDSFEERILNANTAKEILDIALDNGINPAPPIATLAKQTALHVLNGAPVEVEIIITDRKGAILARK; encoded by the coding sequence ATGAATGACAATGATATCCCTCCGTTGAATGATACGCCACTTAGAACGGGATGGACAACTGGCGCATGCGCCACGGCTGCAACAAAAGCGGCTTTGACCGCCCTTATTACTGGAGAATTTCCAGACCCCGTTGGGATTATTTTACCAAAAGGCGAAGTCCCCTATTTTCAATTGGCCATGGAAAGTCTTGGTGAAGACTACGCGAGCGCTGGCATTATAAAAGATGCTGGCGATGACCCAGATGTGACTCATGGCGCCATGATTATTTCAACAGTATTCCCGGCACCAGAAGGAACAGGCATAATGTTTGTAGCTGGTGATGGTGTTGGAACCGTTACAAAAAAGGGGCTCCCCATTGAACCTGGTGAGGCTGCAATTAATCCAATACCACGCCAAATGATGCGGAATGTTGTTGAAGAAATCTGTAGTTCTTATGGTTTACCAGCTGATGTAGTTATCACTATTTCAGTTCCTGATGGTGAGGAAATAGCAAAGAAAACATGGAATAAGCGACTTGGTATTGTAGGGGGAATTTCCATTCTTGGCACTACCGGCATTGTCCATCCATTTTCTTGTTCGGCTTGGATCCATTCCATTCATCGCGGCATTGACGTATCACGCGCACAAGGGGCACAACATGTATTGGCTGCAACGGGATCAACCTCAGAAGATGCCGCACAAGAATTATATCATTTACCAGACTATGCCTTGCTTGATATGGGCGATTTTGCTGGTGCTGTATTAAAATATTTGCGTAATCACCCAGTCCCAAGTCTTACCATTGCTGGTGGGTTTGCAAAAATAACCAAGCTTGCGCAAGGAGAAATTGATCTTCACTCTTCGCGCTCGACCATTAATCGGCAATTTTTGTGGGATATAATTAAAGAATTAGGGCTAGATGATTCTTTCGAAGAAAGGATATTAAATGCAAATACTGCAAAGGAAATTCTCGATATTGCACTTGACAATGGCATAAACCCAGCACCGCCAATTGCAACACTTGCAAAACAAACCGCACTTCATGTTTTAAATGGGGCGCCAGTTGAGGTGGAAATAATCATAACCGACAGAAAAGGCGCCATACTTGCAAGAAAATAA
- the cobM gene encoding precorrin-4 C(11)-methyltransferase, protein MTVHFIGAGPGAADLITIRGLRLLQSCPICLYAGSLIPKGLLDDLPPNVKRISSENMSLDEIFAVFKKANDKGQDVARLHSGDPSIYGAIAEQMRYLDEYAIPYDITPGVPSFAAAAAAMKQELTLPGVNQSIILTRTSKNSSAMPERETLAHLGASRATLVIHLSATNPDIIIKELSPLYGDTCPVVIAANISWHNEKTISTTLSKLKISLEEHNISRTAIIFVGPALSLKSFSNSYLYSKNKN, encoded by the coding sequence ATGACCGTTCATTTTATTGGTGCAGGGCCAGGTGCTGCAGATCTTATCACCATACGTGGCCTTAGATTATTGCAATCCTGCCCTATTTGTCTTTATGCTGGTTCTCTAATTCCAAAAGGCTTACTTGATGATTTACCCCCCAATGTTAAGCGGATAAGCAGCGAAAACATGAGCCTAGATGAGATTTTTGCGGTCTTTAAGAAGGCAAATGATAAAGGGCAGGATGTTGCGCGTTTACATTCTGGTGATCCATCAATCTATGGTGCAATTGCAGAGCAAATGCGCTATCTTGATGAATATGCGATCCCTTATGATATAACCCCTGGCGTTCCATCCTTTGCGGCTGCCGCGGCAGCTATGAAGCAAGAATTAACATTGCCGGGCGTCAACCAATCAATTATACTTACCCGCACATCGAAAAATTCATCAGCCATGCCAGAACGCGAAACTTTGGCCCATTTGGGGGCATCTCGCGCAACACTCGTTATACATTTATCTGCTACCAATCCTGATATCATTATTAAAGAGTTATCGCCTCTTTATGGTGACACATGTCCAGTGGTAATTGCTGCCAATATCAGCTGGCACAATGAAAAAACTATATCTACAACTCTTTCAAAACTTAAAATAAGCCTTGAGGAACATAATATTTCTCGCACGGCAATTATTTTTGTTGGCCCAGCATTATCTTTAAAGAGTTTCTCTAACTCATATCTTTATTCAAAAAATAAAAATTAA
- a CDS encoding vitamin B12-dependent ribonucleotide reductase: MKIARYFTKAGQSPYAEIEFRHATSEIKNPDGSIVFRMENIDVPAQYSQVAADILAQKYFRKAGVPKFLKKVEENDVPSWLWRSVADDIALASTPHNERYGSESDARQVFDRLAGTWTYWGWKGKYFSSEEDARAFRDELAYMLATQRVAPNSPQWFNTGLHWAYGIDGPGQGHYYVDWQTGRLTKSTSSYEHPQPHACFIQSVADDLVNEGGIMDLWVREARLFKYGSGTGSNFSQLRGEGESLSGGGKSSGLMSFLKIGDRAAGAIKSGGTTRRAAKMVVVDADHPDIEAYIDWKVNEEQKVAALVTGSKIVKKHLTAIMKACVNCEADNDDCFDAQKNPALKREIRAAKKDMVPENYVQRVIQFARQGFKEIQFSTYDTDWDSEAYLTVAGQNSNNSVSVKDEFLRAVEQDADWNLIRRTDGGVYKTLKARDLWDRISYAAWASADPGLHFNTTMNDWHTSPAAGPIRASNPCSEYMFLDDTACNLASINLLPYRKQDGNIDIAAYEHTVRLWTIVLEISVMMAQFPSREIARLSYEYRTLGLGYANIGGLLMTSGIPYDSDKGRALGGALTAIMTGVAYATSAEMASELGAFTGYPANASHMLRVIRNHRRAAYGQTQGYEKLAVNPVALKDVDCPDYRLIERARLAWDKALQLGEVHGYRNAQVTVIAPTGTIGLVMDCDTTGIEPDFALVKFKKLAGGGYFKIINRAVPEALRTLGYNESQIAEMEAYAVGHGNINQAPAINPSTLKAKGFSDDKIEVLNAALKSAFDIKFVFNKWTLGEDFCKNVLGLTDAQLDDFSFDMLQALGFSRKDIENANIHVCGAMTLEGAPFLKEEHYAVFDCANACGKIGKRYLSVESHIRMMAAAQPFISGAISKTINMPNSAKIEDCAKAYMLSWKLGLKANALYRDGSKLSQPLNSSLISDDEDEDDSVETLYEKPMAARVADVSEKVVERVVERVIEKVVEKVVHDRDKLPNRRQGYTQKAIVGGHKVYLRTGEFGDGRLGEIFIDMHKEGAAFRAMMNNFAIAVSLGLQYGVPLEEYVDAFTFTKFEPAGIVQGNDAIKNATSILDYVFRELAVSYLGRNDLAHVDISDFSNTALGKGVKEGKTNLISTGWTRGYKPKSLSPLSNEPKASSNVAPISANSNVTTLKPANTISIVSSSQPTALSSDGATAFKHDFAPEISEEAIDDFEIDALFNDDEISNALSIKDAEAQQAENKKKTASRRIQAMMQGYTGDMCSECQNFTMVRNGTCLKCDTCGSTSGCS, from the coding sequence ATGAAAATTGCCCGTTATTTCACCAAAGCAGGTCAATCACCTTATGCTGAGATTGAGTTTCGCCATGCAACGAGCGAAATAAAAAATCCAGATGGATCGATTGTTTTTCGCATGGAAAATATTGATGTACCGGCACAATATAGTCAGGTAGCTGCCGATATTTTGGCGCAGAAATATTTCCGTAAGGCTGGCGTTCCCAAGTTTTTGAAAAAAGTTGAGGAAAACGACGTTCCATCTTGGCTTTGGCGCTCGGTCGCAGACGATATCGCGCTTGCCAGTACTCCGCATAATGAGCGCTATGGTAGCGAAAGTGATGCAAGACAAGTATTTGACCGCTTGGCAGGAACTTGGACCTATTGGGGTTGGAAGGGTAAGTATTTTTCTAGCGAGGAAGATGCTCGCGCTTTTCGCGATGAACTTGCTTATATGTTAGCGACACAACGCGTCGCGCCCAATAGCCCGCAATGGTTTAATACTGGTCTTCATTGGGCGTATGGTATTGATGGTCCTGGCCAGGGACATTATTATGTTGATTGGCAGACCGGCCGTTTAACCAAATCAACTTCATCTTACGAACACCCACAGCCTCATGCTTGTTTCATTCAATCTGTTGCCGATGACCTTGTTAATGAAGGCGGCATTATGGATCTTTGGGTACGTGAAGCGCGCTTATTCAAATATGGTTCAGGTACAGGTTCAAACTTCTCGCAATTGCGCGGTGAAGGTGAAAGCCTATCTGGCGGTGGTAAATCATCTGGTTTGATGAGTTTTTTAAAAATTGGTGATCGTGCTGCTGGGGCAATTAAATCCGGCGGTACAACGCGGCGCGCGGCTAAAATGGTGGTGGTTGATGCGGATCATCCTGATATTGAAGCCTATATTGATTGGAAAGTTAACGAAGAGCAAAAAGTTGCCGCTCTTGTAACTGGCTCAAAAATTGTCAAGAAGCATTTAACCGCTATCATGAAAGCATGCGTTAATTGCGAAGCCGATAATGATGATTGCTTTGATGCACAGAAGAACCCTGCCCTAAAGCGCGAAATTCGTGCGGCCAAAAAAGATATGGTGCCTGAAAATTATGTTCAACGTGTTATCCAATTTGCACGCCAAGGGTTTAAAGAAATTCAATTTTCTACCTATGACACAGATTGGGATTCAGAAGCCTATTTAACCGTTGCCGGCCAAAACTCAAATAACTCTGTATCGGTTAAAGACGAATTTTTACGTGCAGTTGAGCAAGATGCCGACTGGAATCTTATCCGCCGCACCGATGGCGGTGTTTATAAAACACTGAAAGCTCGCGATTTATGGGATCGTATTTCATATGCAGCATGGGCTTCAGCTGATCCTGGTTTGCACTTTAATACCACAATGAATGACTGGCATACATCACCTGCAGCAGGTCCTATTCGTGCATCAAACCCTTGCTCAGAATATATGTTCCTCGATGATACTGCTTGTAATCTTGCCTCTATCAATCTTTTACCTTATCGCAAACAAGATGGTAATATTGATATAGCAGCTTATGAACATACCGTGCGCCTTTGGACGATCGTACTTGAAATATCGGTGATGATGGCGCAGTTCCCATCGCGTGAAATTGCAAGACTGTCCTATGAATATCGCACATTAGGTCTTGGCTATGCTAATATTGGCGGCCTCTTAATGACATCTGGTATTCCTTATGATTCTGATAAGGGACGCGCATTAGGTGGTGCATTAACAGCTATTATGACGGGTGTTGCCTATGCAACTTCTGCGGAAATGGCGTCCGAACTAGGTGCTTTTACAGGTTATCCTGCAAATGCTAGTCATATGTTGCGGGTTATACGCAACCATCGCCGCGCAGCCTATGGGCAAACGCAAGGCTATGAAAAACTTGCGGTTAATCCTGTTGCATTAAAGGATGTTGATTGTCCCGATTACCGGTTAATTGAACGTGCTCGCCTTGCTTGGGATAAAGCCTTGCAATTGGGTGAAGTGCATGGCTATCGCAATGCTCAAGTAACAGTAATTGCACCAACCGGCACTATCGGCTTAGTTATGGATTGCGATACCACAGGTATTGAACCTGATTTTGCTTTGGTAAAGTTTAAAAAACTCGCTGGTGGCGGTTATTTTAAAATTATTAACCGTGCTGTGCCAGAAGCTTTGCGCACCCTTGGTTATAATGAATCACAAATTGCTGAAATGGAGGCCTATGCGGTTGGCCATGGGAATATTAATCAAGCGCCAGCAATTAACCCATCTACTTTGAAGGCCAAAGGCTTTAGCGACGACAAAATTGAAGTCTTAAATGCTGCTCTTAAAAGTGCATTTGATATTAAGTTTGTCTTTAATAAATGGACGCTTGGCGAAGATTTTTGTAAAAATGTTTTAGGCCTCACTGACGCACAGCTTGATGACTTCTCTTTTGATATGTTGCAAGCCCTTGGTTTTTCAAGAAAAGACATTGAAAACGCCAATATCCATGTCTGCGGTGCAATGACATTAGAAGGCGCACCATTCCTAAAAGAAGAGCATTACGCTGTTTTTGATTGTGCTAATGCTTGCGGTAAAATTGGCAAACGCTATTTGTCAGTGGAAAGTCATATTCGTATGATGGCAGCTGCACAGCCATTTATTTCAGGTGCTATTTCAAAAACCATCAACATGCCAAATAGTGCAAAGATTGAAGATTGTGCCAAGGCCTATATGCTTTCTTGGAAACTTGGTCTTAAAGCCAATGCCCTATATCGTGATGGTTCTAAACTATCGCAACCATTGAATTCATCGCTTATTAGCGATGACGAAGATGAAGATGATAGCGTTGAAACTCTTTATGAAAAGCCAATGGCAGCGCGCGTTGCAGATGTCAGCGAAAAAGTAGTTGAAAGAGTGGTTGAGCGCGTCATTGAAAAAGTGGTTGAGAAAGTTGTTCATGACCGCGATAAATTACCCAATCGCCGCCAAGGTTATACACAAAAGGCTATCGTTGGTGGTCACAAGGTGTATTTACGCACTGGTGAATTTGGCGATGGCCGTCTTGGTGAAATCTTTATTGATATGCATAAAGAAGGCGCAGCTTTCCGTGCAATGATGAATAATTTTGCGATCGCGGTGTCACTTGGACTTCAATATGGTGTTCCATTAGAAGAATATGTTGACGCCTTTACCTTTACCAAATTTGAGCCAGCTGGTATCGTTCAGGGCAATGATGCTATTAAAAATGCAACATCAATTCTTGACTATGTGTTCCGTGAACTTGCTGTTTCTTATTTAGGTCGCAATGATTTGGCCCATGTTGACATTTCAGATTTTTCCAATACTGCGCTTGGCAAAGGCGTAAAAGAAGGAAAGACAAATCTGATTTCTACTGGCTGGACACGTGGCTACAAACCCAAAAGCTTAAGCCCTCTTTCCAATGAGCCTAAAGCTTCCAGTAATGTTGCTCCAATTTCAGCAAATTCTAATGTCACAACATTAAAGCCAGCCAATACAATTAGTATTGTCTCTTCTTCACAACCAACCGCATTGTCAAGCGATGGCGCTACAGCTTTCAAACATGATTTTGCACCCGAAATCAGTGAAGAAGCGATTGACGATTTTGAAATTGATGCTTTGTTTAATGATGATGAGATTAGCAATGCTTTATCAATAAAAGATGCAGAAGCACAGCAGGCGGAAAATAAAAAGAAAACCGCTAGCCGGCGTATACAGGCAATGATGCAAGGATATACGGGCGACATGTGTAGCGAATGTCAAAACTTTACTATGGTGCGTAATGGTACGTGTTTAAAGTGCGATACATGTGGCTCAACCAGTGGCTGCAGCTAA
- a CDS encoding cobalt-precorrin-6A reductase — protein sequence MQENNHYSNMLEIAKPKQLSILILGGTTEAYQLAEILENQPVNVTTSLAGRTSSPRIPKGNWRIGGFGGVEGLITYILKEKIDIIIDATHPFARQMTDHAYEASRIAKVPLIRLERPLWQKQDGDSWISVKNIEEAIKVVPKDKTILLAIGRQHIAPFAQLKDSRFLARMIDYPDNLDELSNLEFIIGYPNDSASEKKLLIDRKVDWIICRNSGGNSSYGKVKAARELSIPIIMIERTSLPSTTTVHSLDAVLDYLKHV from the coding sequence TTGCAAGAAAATAATCATTATTCCAACATGCTTGAAATTGCTAAGCCCAAACAACTATCTATACTTATACTCGGAGGAACGACCGAAGCATATCAACTTGCCGAAATATTAGAAAACCAGCCGGTTAATGTAACGACCTCGCTTGCTGGTCGCACCTCTTCTCCACGCATCCCTAAAGGTAATTGGCGCATAGGCGGCTTTGGCGGTGTCGAAGGTTTGATTACTTATATCTTAAAAGAAAAAATAGATATCATTATAGATGCGACACATCCTTTTGCCCGCCAAATGACCGATCATGCCTATGAAGCATCACGAATAGCCAAAGTACCGCTTATAAGGCTAGAGCGACCACTTTGGCAAAAACAAGACGGAGATAGTTGGATTAGCGTCAAAAACATTGAGGAAGCGATAAAAGTTGTACCTAAAGATAAAACCATTTTACTAGCTATTGGACGTCAACACATTGCACCATTTGCTCAATTGAAGGATTCAAGGTTTTTGGCGAGAATGATTGATTATCCCGATAATCTTGATGAGCTAAGCAATCTTGAGTTTATTATTGGCTACCCCAACGATAGTGCAAGTGAAAAAAAACTATTGATTGATAGAAAAGTTGACTGGATAATATGCCGTAACTCGGGTGGCAACTCGTCTTATGGTAAGGTAAAAGCAGCAAGGGAATTATCAATCCCCATTATTATGATCGAGCGGACCTCATTGCCATCAACAACTACCGTCCACTCTCTCGATGCCGTTCTTGATTATTTAAAACATGTATAA